The proteins below are encoded in one region of Flavobacterium nackdongense:
- a CDS encoding RagB/SusD family nutrient uptake outer membrane protein translates to MKIINKKYIVLMILSLVLGACSEDFLDKKPTEFVGQSDATATADNLYTLLNGIHRSLYIRYEQQSETGIAGVMQAVDIAGEDIVYPVTNGWFLGFYNWQSNTNQNGQDVRFPYRTFYQINRNANTIINSVDAATGSLATKKIVKGQALVYRAFCHFQLVQLYGKRYVNGTTNSQLGVPIVLTVNTELINRSTVEEVYTQINKDLDEAMVLLTGYTKPNNSHLDLRVAQGLKARVALVQGKWAVAADFASKARAGKNLMTIAEYGSGFNNYANQEWMWGSFVNDLQTESFANFGAYMSRNFSSTVIRSCPKAINSKLYNLIPTTDVRSTIFSRTGQHPNITLVSTAQRFPFTSQKFLAVSTGDSRCDVPYMRAAEMFLIEAEAKANLGAADAAKVLFDLVSKRDPSYVLSTKTGAALLSDIYIQRRIELWGEGFRFFDLKRTNSPLDRTGAQHNTTITGGVMTVPADDKRWQLLLPISEINLNPAIEQNPI, encoded by the coding sequence ATGAAAATTATTAACAAAAAATACATAGTACTGATGATACTTTCGTTGGTATTAGGCGCTTGTTCTGAAGACTTTTTAGACAAAAAACCAACTGAGTTTGTTGGTCAATCAGACGCTACGGCAACTGCAGATAATTTATATACCCTATTGAACGGTATACACAGATCCTTATATATAAGATACGAACAGCAAAGTGAAACGGGTATTGCTGGTGTAATGCAAGCGGTGGATATAGCAGGAGAAGATATAGTATATCCTGTAACCAATGGTTGGTTTTTAGGGTTTTATAATTGGCAAAGTAATACCAATCAAAATGGTCAAGATGTAAGATTTCCTTATAGAACTTTCTACCAAATAAATAGAAATGCTAACACAATTATCAACTCAGTTGACGCAGCAACAGGTTCGCTTGCTACAAAAAAAATTGTTAAAGGACAGGCGCTTGTGTATCGTGCTTTTTGCCATTTTCAACTAGTGCAACTATACGGAAAACGATACGTAAACGGAACAACAAACTCTCAACTGGGCGTACCTATCGTTCTTACTGTAAACACAGAACTAATAAATAGATCAACTGTAGAAGAAGTTTATACTCAAATCAACAAAGATCTTGATGAGGCTATGGTATTGCTAACAGGTTATACCAAACCAAACAATTCACATTTAGATTTAAGAGTTGCCCAAGGTTTAAAAGCGCGTGTTGCATTAGTGCAAGGCAAATGGGCAGTTGCGGCAGATTTTGCTAGCAAAGCTAGAGCTGGTAAAAATCTAATGACTATTGCTGAATATGGATCGGGATTCAACAACTATGCAAACCAAGAATGGATGTGGGGAAGTTTTGTAAACGACTTACAAACTGAATCATTTGCAAATTTTGGAGCTTATATGTCTAGAAATTTTAGTTCTACGGTAATCCGAAGCTGTCCAAAAGCAATAAACAGCAAATTATATAATTTAATCCCTACCACAGACGTGCGCTCAACTATTTTTAGTAGAACAGGACAGCACCCTAATATCACACTTGTATCTACGGCGCAAAGATTCCCCTTTACCAGTCAAAAATTTCTCGCAGTGAGTACTGGTGATAGTAGATGTGATGTTCCCTACATGCGTGCAGCAGAAATGTTTTTAATCGAGGCAGAAGCAAAAGCAAATTTAGGCGCTGCAGATGCCGCCAAAGTTTTGTTTGATTTGGTTAGCAAAAGAGATCCTTCGTACGTCCTATCAACTAAAACCGGAGCTGCATTGCTAAGTGATATTTATATTCAAAGAAGAATTGAACTTTGGGGAGAAGGATTTAGATTTTTTGATTTAAAGAGAACCAACTCACCATTAGATAGAACAGGCGCTCAGCATAACACTACCATCACAGGAGGAGTTATGACAGTACCCGCCGATGATAAAAGATGGCAACTGTTACTGCCCATTTCGGAAATAAATTTGAATCCTGCGATTGAACAAAACCCGATTTAA
- a CDS encoding SusC/RagA family TonB-linked outer membrane protein has protein sequence MKLKFNGILVLLLVLVAQITFAQERVVSGVVSDNTGMPLPGVSVLVKGTKSGAQTDFDGKYSIKATSSQTLIFTFVGMKTQQVAATSAKINIKMQDDSQVLEEVVVSGAVGIKKKKAAVTSSYASINNQELTAAYNPDPVRSLQGKVSGLTINATTNGVSGQNSIRVRSMLSFTGNTEALVVIDNVISTADVLATLPAEIIESVTVLKGAQGAALYGSQGKQGVVLVQTKKGAKAEQMIVTFTSGIDTENISFIPERQTKYGQGWYGSRDPQENGGWGELLDGAPYTVGIPGSPQGDVETTYSTKGSDNIKDFYQPGTIYQNNLNINVGGADSFVNFNLGNVTREFVVDGDHLSRNNFVLTAQKKLNKLTLGGNMTYTNLNTKQANVNAQSSRADYTLLTNLLQAASSIPIGEFKNRGLYGWNGYYQNPFWVKDNNRLNETKNFINFGINAAYEINKHINLSYNGSVQLRNNNQIAYSNAGQAPATADSDFSTGSEFYQSAFSGTYYYGDLMANFNYELSENIGLKFNIGQNMQYNASKRVSQGGTNLDIPGLYNIANVLKPANPSSLQNGTFDSRITATFGNVDLNYKDYLFLNLTGRYEGNSVAAKGNQYYFYPSAGLSFVATKAFDGLRDQKTLSNLKFYANYTVVGSLDPVSAYEILNTANYATGFPMNSGNSYNNQTTITDPNIKPETYTTYEGGINFGFFNDALTLDVAGYMTKTTDLITQASLSTTTGLVGKKTNSGELEGKGYEIDLGFRAFNTPTFKWNGHIGLSHADTKVIDAGESTKVVLTDAGNSQIVADISAVEGKSFPYITGTDWTRDDNGNVIVDSQGRPTPSATFKNLGKVQPDYVLGLTNNFEYKGFGLSFTLDYRSGGYFISQTKYNLTWNGHLVESADFDRNVGFLYPGSVIDNPATATVGDYIPNTSVLTGGFNTLTGAANRTQAYFGQASNLGSFNLIDATQFKVREISLSYSLSKKALDRTGIESLKFSVNARNPFIILADGNRGYADSEVSSQYNNSTSSAAKNPAGTVANTSRNGIGFIGDAQYPSTRTFGFTINTTF, from the coding sequence ATGAAACTAAAGTTCAATGGAATCCTAGTGCTATTATTAGTACTTGTGGCGCAAATTACCTTTGCGCAAGAAAGAGTTGTTTCAGGTGTTGTTTCTGACAATACAGGAATGCCGTTACCAGGCGTGAGTGTATTAGTTAAAGGAACTAAGTCTGGAGCCCAAACCGATTTTGATGGAAAATACTCTATCAAAGCAACATCAAGTCAAACCTTGATATTTACTTTTGTTGGAATGAAAACCCAACAAGTAGCAGCTACTTCTGCTAAAATAAATATCAAAATGCAGGACGATTCACAAGTTCTTGAAGAAGTTGTGGTTTCGGGCGCTGTAGGTATTAAGAAAAAGAAAGCAGCAGTAACTTCTTCTTATGCCTCAATCAATAACCAAGAATTAACTGCAGCGTACAATCCAGATCCAGTTAGATCTTTACAAGGTAAAGTTTCTGGTTTAACGATAAACGCTACAACAAACGGCGTTAGTGGACAAAACTCTATTAGAGTTCGTTCTATGTTATCTTTTACCGGTAACACTGAGGCTCTTGTTGTTATTGACAACGTAATTTCGACAGCAGATGTACTTGCTACTCTACCAGCTGAAATCATCGAAAGTGTAACTGTATTGAAAGGTGCGCAAGGAGCCGCACTTTATGGTTCTCAAGGTAAACAAGGGGTTGTTTTGGTACAAACTAAAAAAGGTGCTAAAGCAGAACAAATGATTGTTACTTTCACTTCTGGTATCGACACCGAAAACATCAGTTTTATTCCTGAAAGACAAACAAAATACGGCCAAGGTTGGTACGGATCTCGTGATCCTCAAGAAAATGGTGGCTGGGGTGAATTATTAGATGGTGCACCATATACAGTTGGTATTCCAGGTAGCCCACAAGGAGATGTTGAGACTACATACTCTACAAAAGGAAGCGATAATATCAAAGATTTTTATCAACCAGGTACTATTTATCAAAATAACTTAAACATCAATGTTGGGGGTGCTGATTCATTTGTTAATTTTAATTTAGGCAATGTAACTCGCGAATTCGTTGTAGATGGAGATCACTTAAGCAGAAACAATTTCGTTTTAACTGCACAAAAAAAATTAAACAAATTGACTTTGGGTGGTAATATGACTTATACCAATCTAAACACCAAACAAGCGAACGTAAATGCACAATCTTCACGTGCTGACTACACCTTGTTAACCAACCTTTTACAAGCAGCATCAAGTATTCCAATTGGAGAATTTAAAAACAGAGGTCTATACGGATGGAACGGTTATTACCAAAATCCTTTCTGGGTAAAAGACAACAATAGACTTAATGAGACAAAAAATTTCATCAATTTTGGTATTAATGCCGCTTACGAAATCAATAAGCATATTAACTTATCCTACAATGGATCAGTTCAATTAAGAAACAATAATCAAATCGCTTATTCAAATGCAGGACAAGCTCCAGCAACAGCAGATTCCGATTTTTCGACTGGATCAGAATTTTACCAATCTGCCTTTTCAGGAACCTATTACTACGGTGATTTAATGGCCAATTTTAATTACGAATTATCAGAAAATATCGGATTGAAATTTAACATAGGACAAAATATGCAGTACAATGCATCTAAAAGAGTTTCGCAAGGTGGAACCAATTTAGATATCCCTGGATTGTATAACATTGCCAATGTGTTAAAACCAGCTAACCCTTCATCACTTCAAAACGGAACTTTTGACAGCAGGATAACAGCTACTTTTGGAAACGTCGATTTAAATTACAAAGATTATTTATTCTTAAACTTAACGGGTCGATATGAAGGAAATAGTGTGGCTGCAAAAGGCAATCAATACTACTTCTACCCATCAGCAGGTTTATCTTTCGTAGCTACAAAAGCATTTGATGGCCTTAGAGATCAAAAAACTTTAAGTAATCTAAAATTCTATGCCAATTACACTGTAGTCGGATCACTTGACCCTGTAAGTGCTTATGAAATTCTAAATACAGCAAACTACGCTACTGGGTTTCCAATGAATTCTGGTAACTCTTATAACAACCAAACTACGATTACTGATCCAAACATTAAACCTGAAACTTACACTACTTATGAAGGCGGTATTAATTTTGGTTTCTTTAACGATGCTTTAACTCTTGATGTTGCAGGTTATATGACCAAAACAACAGACTTGATTACCCAAGCTTCACTAAGTACAACTACTGGTTTAGTAGGTAAAAAAACCAACTCAGGAGAATTGGAAGGAAAAGGATATGAAATTGATTTAGGTTTCAGAGCCTTCAACACTCCTACTTTCAAATGGAACGGTCATATTGGTTTATCACATGCTGACACTAAAGTAATAGATGCCGGAGAATCTACAAAAGTAGTACTGACCGATGCAGGGAATTCTCAGATTGTAGCGGATATATCTGCAGTAGAAGGAAAATCATTCCCATACATTACAGGTACTGATTGGACTAGAGATGATAATGGCAATGTAATTGTTGACTCGCAAGGACGACCAACTCCATCAGCTACTTTTAAAAATTTAGGTAAAGTACAACCCGATTACGTATTAGGATTAACTAATAATTTTGAATACAAAGGATTTGGTTTATCATTCACTTTAGATTACAGAAGTGGAGGTTATTTTATATCTCAAACCAAATACAACCTTACTTGGAACGGGCATTTAGTGGAATCAGCTGATTTCGATAGAAATGTAGGTTTCCTTTATCCAGGTTCAGTAATAGACAATCCTGCAACTGCAACTGTAGGTGACTATATCCCTAACACAAGTGTACTTACAGGAGGTTTCAACACTTTAACAGGAGCAGCAAACAGAACTCAGGCTTATTTTGGACAAGCTTCAAATTTAGGTTCGTTCAACCTAATTGACGCAACCCAATTTAAAGTAAGAGAGATTTCCCTAAGTTATTCTTTGTCTAAAAAAGCGTTGGATAGAACCGGAATTGAATCATTGAAATTCAGTGTAAATGCAAGAAACCCATTTATTATTCTTGCTGATGGCAACCGAGGATATGCTGATTCAGAGGTTTCAAGTCAGTACAATAATTCAACATCATCTGCGGCTAAAAATCCCGCTGGAACTGTAGCCAATACTTCAAGAAATGGTATTGGATTTATCGGAGATGCACAATATCCATCAACGCGTACTTTTGGTTTTACCATCAACACTACTTTTTAA
- a CDS encoding SusD/RagB family nutrient-binding outer membrane lipoprotein yields the protein MKKILYSSIMMLLLFTSCEKYLDVNEKQTNRPDFDALTPNQMLSGALTNYTSYQVTTLAAYGNRLAYVWGLNSGFTSTDPAYTYKYDSSSYTACFESAYLIGDNFQDILDKKASFPTYTLHFGVAKVMKVMCMDYVTALYGDAPYTEAFNNEIIAPKYEDDKKIIPALFKELDEARAFFAASGAAPMGAEDCVFGGDKAKWLKFVNTIELKLLLRLSKTTDATLVALRTARFTKLNASQDFVIQDVTVNPGYNNGTLNSRNPVFRVNGQNESFSAATSANAANAAGDFAGRLVNGSINDANITSGVVDPRRSRMFTLIGGTVVGNVQGVFPLTAISKYASFYTGRTGASVDIANKNGGERNAFLMLAAESYFLQAEAMQRGYLTGTAKTAFENGVKASFNFYSTGFGTIVIATPLDPVAYLAAIDAKNGLGWTGSTDKISAIITQKYLALAQWHGIELYIDHLRTGYPVLPLPFGVTETKRPNRLIYPSSEYSSNSSNTPDVSNADLFSVNTKTPYYLQ from the coding sequence ATGAAAAAAATATTATACAGTAGCATTATGATGTTACTTTTATTTACATCTTGCGAAAAATACCTTGATGTAAATGAAAAACAGACAAATAGACCCGATTTTGATGCGCTTACACCAAATCAAATGCTATCAGGAGCACTTACTAATTACACTAGCTACCAAGTAACAACATTAGCAGCTTATGGAAACAGACTTGCTTATGTATGGGGTTTAAATAGTGGATTTACATCGACTGACCCAGCTTATACCTACAAATACGACAGTAGTAGTTATACAGCTTGTTTTGAAAGTGCTTATTTAATTGGGGATAATTTTCAAGATATTCTTGACAAAAAAGCTAGTTTCCCAACTTATACACTTCATTTTGGAGTTGCAAAAGTGATGAAAGTAATGTGTATGGATTATGTGACCGCTCTTTATGGAGACGCACCATATACAGAAGCATTTAACAATGAAATTATCGCTCCTAAATATGAGGATGACAAAAAAATCATTCCAGCCTTATTCAAAGAATTGGATGAAGCAAGAGCCTTTTTTGCTGCAAGTGGTGCTGCTCCGATGGGAGCTGAAGACTGCGTTTTTGGAGGTGATAAAGCAAAATGGCTTAAATTTGTAAACACAATTGAATTAAAACTACTGTTGCGTTTGTCTAAAACTACAGATGCTACACTAGTAGCTTTAAGAACTGCTCGTTTCACAAAATTAAATGCATCTCAAGATTTCGTAATTCAAGACGTTACAGTAAATCCAGGATACAACAATGGAACGCTCAACTCTAGAAACCCTGTATTTAGAGTAAACGGTCAAAACGAATCTTTTAGTGCTGCTACTTCGGCTAATGCAGCGAATGCCGCTGGCGATTTTGCTGGAAGACTAGTAAATGGCAGTATCAATGATGCAAATATTACCTCTGGAGTAGTTGACCCTAGAAGATCCAGAATGTTCACTCTTATAGGTGGAACGGTTGTTGGTAACGTACAAGGTGTTTTCCCGCTAACAGCAATTTCTAAATACGCGAGCTTTTATACCGGACGAACTGGAGCAAGTGTTGATATCGCAAACAAAAACGGGGGCGAGAGAAATGCATTTTTAATGCTAGCAGCAGAAAGTTATTTTCTACAAGCCGAAGCTATGCAAAGAGGATACTTGACCGGAACTGCTAAAACTGCATTTGAAAATGGTGTAAAAGCTTCTTTCAATTTCTACAGTACTGGATTTGGAACAATCGTGATTGCTACTCCACTTGATCCAGTAGCTTACTTAGCTGCCATCGATGCTAAAAACGGATTAGGATGGACTGGTTCTACTGATAAAATCAGCGCAATCATTACACAAAAATATCTTGCATTGGCACAATGGCACGGAATTGAACTTTACATTGACCATTTGAGAACAGGTTATCCAGTATTGCCATTACCATTTGGCGTAACTGAAACAAAAAGACCTAATAGATTGATATATCCAAGTTCTGAATATTCTTCTAATAGCAGTAACACTCCTGATGTTTCTAATGCTGATTTATTCAGTGTTAATACAAAAACTCCATATTATTTACAATAG